One window from the genome of Populus alba chromosome 15, ASM523922v2, whole genome shotgun sequence encodes:
- the LOC118057490 gene encoding phosphoenolpyruvate/phosphate translocator 1, chloroplastic, with product MQSAAFTFSPSPSTLKPRRLISSSSTTTYSLPPRFDPIRAFSSSKRYDLDSNNVVFPRRSWSLSSASSSSLSRPWNPLPPLVSESKTERFEVRATAVPESAGEGEEKSSLVKTLELGLLFGLWYLFNIYFNIYNKQVLKVFPNPVTVTAVQFAVGTVLVIFMWTFNLYKKPKISGAQLAMILPLAVVHTLGNLFTNMSLGKVAVSFTHTIKAMEPFFSVVLSAMFLGEMPTLWVVGSLLPIVGGVALASVTEASFNWAGFWSAMASNLTNQSRNVLSKKVMVKNEESMDNITLFSIITIMSLLLLAPVTIFMEGVKFTPAYLQSAGLNVKQVYTRSLIAALCFHAYQQVSYMILQRVSPVTHSVGNCVKRVVVIVSSVFFFKTPVSPINSLGTGLALAGVFLYSRVKRIKPKPKTA from the exons ATGCAGAGCGCAGCCTTCACCTTCTCTCCTTCTCCCTCTACCCTCAAACCACGACGcctaatttcttcttcttctactactacttATTCGCTTCCTCCTCGATTCGATCCAATTCGCGCTTTCTCGTCTTCAAAACGATACGATCTCGACTCTAACAATGTCGTTTTCCCTCGCCGATCCTGGTCCTTGTCTTCTGCTTCCAGCTCGTCTCTTTCACGGCCCTGGAACCCGTTGCCTCCCTTGGTCTCCGAGAGTAAAACGGAGCGTTTTGAAGTGAGAGCTACGGCTGTTCCAGAGAGTGCTGGCGAGGGAGAGGAGAAGAGTAGTCTGGTCAAGACTTTAGAGCTTGGTTTGTTGTTTGGCCTTTGGTATCTTTTTAATATctacttcaatatttataacaaacag GTTTTGAAGGTATTCCCGAACCCAGTAACTGTTACTGCAGTTCAGTTTGCTGTTGGGACtgtattagttatttttatgtgGACTTTCAATCTATATAAAAAGCCGAAAATTAGTGGTGCGCAG cTTGCTATGATTCTGCCGCTGGCGGTGGTTCACACCCTAGGGAACCTTTTCACTAATATGAGTCTTGGAAAGGTGGCTGTTTCATTTACTCACACTATCAAAGCTATGGAGCCCTTCTTCTCGGTTGTCCTTTCCGCTATGTTTCTAGGGGAG ATGCCTACCCTCTGGGTGGTTGGTTCCCTtttaccaattgttggtggagTGGCGCTTGCCTCAGTCACCGAGGCCTCTTTCAATTG GGCCGGTTTTTGGAGTGCAATGGCTTCTAATTTGACAAACCAATCTCGTAATGTCCTCAGCAAAAAAGTTATGGTTAAGAATGAG GAATCTATGGACAACATTACTCTTTTCTCCATCATAACAATCATGTCACTTCTCCTATTAGCCCCTGTGACTATCTTCATGGAAGGTGTCAAGTTTACTCCAGCATACCTCCAATCTGCT GGATTGAATGTTAAACAGGTATACACCAGGTCTCTTATTGCTGCGCTGTGTTTCCATGCCTATCAACAG GTTTCCTATATGATATTGCAAAGGGTATCCCCTGTTACACACTCAGTTGGTAATTGCGTGAAGCGTGTGGTTGTCATTGTGAGCTCCGTCTTCTTCTTCAAGACACCCGTCTCGCCTATCAACTCACTTG GTACTGGCCTTGCTCTTGCTGGAGTTTTCCTGTATTCAAGAGTGAAGCGCATTAAGCCAAAGCCAAAGACAGCTTGA
- the LOC118057492 gene encoding transcription factor MYB98 has translation MFLSNKPYMKEDYFPFETAPASLSSKGFLQDFDHLDDDRDSQFHADGSASNPIFGVQTGSNFDSFDAFPYGLSSDIDFYDYECKPFVGYNINGGGGHGHGQVNEDLQSGAYLNMSSQRNPIDDIGSNQGHVSLNFEEIKPVSFVVPDEASCVSAATNECKRKMGLNKTRALLPPARKAWKGPKKNSIVKGQWTTEEDRILIQLVEQNGVRKWCHVAQMLPGRIGKQCRERWHNHLRPNIKKDTWSVEEDKVLIQAHSELGNRWAEIAKMLPGRTENSIKNHWNATKRKQYSKRKCRPKYPKASLLQDYIKSLNLDSGISGRGLGITTATTDVVLGNDTRMKAPELLPRDLVLFKDNDDGLVPNYSFNEVPDFDIHEKIFRGGCSVDSILDELPCDDSVAHEKRLEMDVPEPDVTPFMGFEVKKEVDLVEMISQSRM, from the exons ATGTTTCTGTCAAACAAACCATACATGAAAGAAGACTACTTTCCCTTTGAAACAGCACCTGCTAGCCTATCATCAAAAGGCTTTCTTCAAGATTTTGACCATCTTGATGATGATCGTGACAGTCAGTTTCATGCTGATGGCTCAGCATCAAATCCAATTTTTGGTGTCCAAACAGGGTCTAACTTCGATTCTTTTGATGCTTTTCCTTATGGGTTATCATCAGATATTGATTTCTATGATTATGAGTGCAAGCCATTCGTAGGGTATAATATCAATGGAGGTGGTGGGCATGGACATGGTCAAGTCAACGAAGATTTACAGAGTGGTGCCTACTTAAACATGTCTAGTCAAAGGAATCCCATTGACGATATCGGATCCAACCAGGGCCATGTGTCCTTGAATTTCGAAGAAATAAAGCCTGTGAGTTTTGTTGTACCGGATGAAGCCTCATGCGTGAGTGCTGCTACGAATGAGTGCAAAAGGAAAATGGGTTTGAACAAGACTAGGGCACTTCTACCTCCGGCAAGAAAGGCATGGAAAGGTCCTAAGAAGAACAGTATAGTAAAAGGGCAATGGACTACTGAGGAAGATAG GATTCTGATCCAGCTGGTTGAACAGAATGGAGTGAGAAAATGGTGTCATGTTGCTCAAATGTTGCCTGGAAGGATAGGAAAGCAGTGTAGAGAGAGATGGCACAACCATCTAAGGCCTAATATCAAG AAGGATACGTGGAGTGTAGAGGAGGATAAGGTATTGATACAGGCACATTCAGAATTAGGCAACAGATGGGCAGAAATTGCCAAGATGTTGCCGGGAAGGACAGAAAACTCAATTAAGAACCATTGGAATGCAACCAAAAGGAAGCAATACTCGAAGCGAAAGTGTCGACCAAAGTATCCAAAAGCCTCCCTTCTGCAAGATTATATCAAGAGCTTGAACTTAGATTCGGGCATTAGTGGGAGAGGCCTTGGGATAACTACTGCTACTACTGATGTCGTTCTAGGTAATGATACCAGAATGAAAGCACCAGAGCTGCTGCCACGGGACTTGGTCCTTTTCAAAGATAATGATGATGGATTAGTTccaaactatagttttaacGAGGTCCCGGATTTTGATATTCATGAGAAAATATTTCGAGGGGGCTGCAGTGTTGATTCTATTCTTGATGAGCTACCTTGTGATGATTCTGTTGCTCATGAGAAGAGATTGGAGATGGATGTGCCAGAACCGGATGTGACTCCATTCATGGGTTTTGAAGTGAAGAAGGAAGTGGATTTAGTAGAAATGATCTCTCAAAGCAGAATGTAA
- the LOC118057491 gene encoding uncharacterized protein, protein MVCFGPDGTIETYPENAAEVKREIGFYKGLHAMQKREFNLLGYLENVKGKLGLKRQKVKRKKLEALAESFSNQIEGLSGDAFLHFIETLERKLMGLRGEIGDLSSIRGGRGQASAHGDDNSDHALVPCDRAVPEPIDANSCVFMVENMCANPIVDEDLAEYFWDSELLKLAGFECQPVTPEQ, encoded by the coding sequence ATGGTCTGTTTCGGTCCTGATGGCACCATCGAGACATACCCAGAGAATGCAGCAGAGGTTAAGAGAGAAATCGGGTTCTACAAAGGACTTCATGCAATGCAGAAACGTGAGTTCAACCTCCTGGGTTATTTAGAGAATGTCAAGGGAAAGCTTGGATTGAAGAGACAGAAGGTGAAAAGGAAGAAGCTCGAAGCATTGGCCGAGAGTTTTTCGAATCAAATCGAGGGGTTAAGTGGGGATGCTTTCTTGCACTTCATTGAAACCCTAGAGAGAAAGTTGATGGGTTTGAGGGGGGAAATCGGCGATCTGTCAAGCATCCGCGGTGGTAGAGGACAAGCAAGTGCTCATGGCGATGATAATTCTGATCATGCTTTGGTCCCTTGTGATCGTGCTGTTCCGGAGCCAATAGATGCGAATAGCTGTGTCTTCATGGTTGAAAACATGTGTGCAAACCCCATAGTTGATGAAGATTTAGCAGAGTACTTCTGGGATTCAGAGCTATTGAAGTTAGCAGGATTCGAGTGTCAGCCCGTTACTCCTGAGCAGTAA